From a single Maniola hyperantus chromosome 3, iAphHyp1.2, whole genome shotgun sequence genomic region:
- the LOC117996168 gene encoding fungal protease inhibitor-1-like encodes MRESRMKVVLVLAIVASVVALVYGKLVCGKKYCEDNPCTANFSSSSCRPPSTYRALHAGKCACCPACVTLLSEGAACKTYSKELGETPSAVCKESLKCLTGVCTKVTPRG; translated from the exons ATGAGGGAGTCGAG GATGAAAGTTGTACTGGTATTAGCAATCGTAGCGTCTGTCGTAGCACTTGTCTACGGCAAACTCGTCTGCGGCAAAAAATATTGCGAGGACAACCCTTGCACCGCGAACTTTTCCTCTTCAAGCTGTCGTCCGCCTTCCACGTACCGTGCCTTGCACGCTGGCAAGTGCGCGTGCTGCCCGGCCTGCGTCACCTTATTAT ctGAAGGAGCCGCGTGCAAGACATACAGCAAGGAACTTGGAGAGACTCCGTCCGCCGTGTGCAAAGAATCTCTCAAGTGCCTCACTGGTGTTTGCACTAAAGTCACTCCCAGAGGTTAA
- the LOC117996156 gene encoding sterol O-acyltransferase 2 isoform X1 — MSLRRPRGGTSLQNGAITQEEKQRAPEFTYRESPLTVLLEHSLHIRAIYHIFVVILLVLLCDTVIYDLIERGKINIGVTSVLHGFGDIRRAAKLWLFELMVALAFYPALRLYAFVRNIIKRYPGLCKIWAVFGILCVVALEVILVAVPVRDLADTYLALASSAVVTCEMFRFVMKICAAAAACAPRCHDNSAPLPSISQYVYFLFAPTLIYRDEYPRTKKIRWGVVVFHLLEVSAIIFYNSFLWERFILPYWSDYGKEPKVEAGTVVRGMFACVLPGVISFLCGFYCLLHAWHNAFAEMLTFGDRLFYEDWWTTSRFSSYYRAWNRIVHSWLRDHIYRPLAPHAGRAVSTLIVFLVSSAAHEVILALSFGFFYPVLMVQFGVFGLLMLPVTANSGRRFPNTSNLLMWLSFFIGNGLLWSLYTMEYFSRKNCPVSEHDSFFVPKSWSCPEIVLKPNWTFQNPFDIIYEYLF, encoded by the exons ATGAGTTTACGAAGGCCAAGAGGTGGAACCAGCTTACAGAATGGCGCCATAACACAGGAGGAAAAGCAAAGAGCTCCAGAGTTCACCTACCGAGAGTCACCTTTGACAGTACTTTTAGAACACTCACTACACATAAGGGCGATATACCACATATTTGTGGTCATCCTGCTGGTGCTGCTGTGTGACACCGTGATATATGACCTTATAGAACGAGGAAA GATAAACATCGGAGTAACATCAGTGCTACATGGGTTCGGAGACATCAGACGCGCCGCAAAGCTGTGGTTGTTCGAACTGATGGTGGCGCTCGCATTCTATCCAGCACTCAGGCTATACGCGTTCGTGCGAAACATCATAAAACGGTACCCAG GTTTATGTAAAATATGGGCTGTATTTGGAATACTCTGCGTGGTAGCTCTGGAGGTGATTCTTGTGGCAGTCCCTGTGCGGGACCTGGCTGATACGTACCTAGCGCTGGCCTCGTCAGCTGTTGTTACATGCGAAATG TTCCGGTTCGTGATGAAGATTTGCGCCGCGGCCGCTGCATGCGCCCCGCGATGTCACGACAACAGTGCGCCGCTACCCTCTATCTCGCAATACGTGTACTTTCTCTTTGCACCAACGCTTATCTACCGAGATGAATACCCCAG AACAAAGAAAATCCGATGGGGCGTTGTAGTTTTTCACTTATTAGAAGTGTCAGCTATTATATTTTACAACAGCTTTCTATGGGAGCGTTTTATTTTACCATATTGGTCCGACTACGGCAAAGAACCAAAG GTAGAGGCAGGCACGGTGGTGAGAGGGATGTTCGCGTGCGTGTTGCCGGGAGTGATCTCTTTCCTGTGTGGATTTTATTGCCTCCTCCACGCTTGGCACAATGCCTTCGCCGAGATGCTCACCTTTGGAGATCGCTTGTTTTATGAG GATTGGTGGACGACCTCCCGATTTTCTAGTTACTACCGAGCGTGGAATCGCATAGTACACTCATGGCTACGAGACCACATCTATCGACCGTTAGCGCCGCACGCCGGCCGTGCTGTTTCCACGTTAATTGTGTTTTTa GTGTCCTCGGCAGCTCACGAGGTGATTCTAGCGCTTTCTTTCGGCTTCTTCTACCCCGTGCTCATGGTTCAATTTGGTGTGTTCGGGCTGCTGATGCTGCCAGTAACTGCTAACAGTGGTCGCCGGTTTCCCAACACTTCCAATCTTCTGATGTGGCTGTCATTCTTCATTGGGAATG GTCTTCTATGGAGTTTATATACGATGGAGTATTTTTCAAGAAAAAACTGCCCAGTATCCGAACACGATAGTTTTTTCGTACCGAAATCATGGTCTTGTCCAGAAATTGTGCTAAAACCTAATTGGactttccaaaatcctttcgaTATAATTTacgaatatttattttaa
- the LOC117996156 gene encoding sterol O-acyltransferase 1 isoform X2, translating into MVALAFYPALRLYAFVRNIIKRYPGLCKIWAVFGILCVVALEVILVAVPVRDLADTYLALASSAVVTCEMFRFVMKICAAAAACAPRCHDNSAPLPSISQYVYFLFAPTLIYRDEYPRTKKIRWGVVVFHLLEVSAIIFYNSFLWERFILPYWSDYGKEPKVEAGTVVRGMFACVLPGVISFLCGFYCLLHAWHNAFAEMLTFGDRLFYEDWWTTSRFSSYYRAWNRIVHSWLRDHIYRPLAPHAGRAVSTLIVFLVSSAAHEVILALSFGFFYPVLMVQFGVFGLLMLPVTANSGRRFPNTSNLLMWLSFFIGNGLLWSLYTMEYFSRKNCPVSEHDSFFVPKSWSCPEIVLKPNWTFQNPFDIIYEYLF; encoded by the exons ATGGTGGCGCTCGCATTCTATCCAGCACTCAGGCTATACGCGTTCGTGCGAAACATCATAAAACGGTACCCAG GTTTATGTAAAATATGGGCTGTATTTGGAATACTCTGCGTGGTAGCTCTGGAGGTGATTCTTGTGGCAGTCCCTGTGCGGGACCTGGCTGATACGTACCTAGCGCTGGCCTCGTCAGCTGTTGTTACATGCGAAATG TTCCGGTTCGTGATGAAGATTTGCGCCGCGGCCGCTGCATGCGCCCCGCGATGTCACGACAACAGTGCGCCGCTACCCTCTATCTCGCAATACGTGTACTTTCTCTTTGCACCAACGCTTATCTACCGAGATGAATACCCCAG AACAAAGAAAATCCGATGGGGCGTTGTAGTTTTTCACTTATTAGAAGTGTCAGCTATTATATTTTACAACAGCTTTCTATGGGAGCGTTTTATTTTACCATATTGGTCCGACTACGGCAAAGAACCAAAG GTAGAGGCAGGCACGGTGGTGAGAGGGATGTTCGCGTGCGTGTTGCCGGGAGTGATCTCTTTCCTGTGTGGATTTTATTGCCTCCTCCACGCTTGGCACAATGCCTTCGCCGAGATGCTCACCTTTGGAGATCGCTTGTTTTATGAG GATTGGTGGACGACCTCCCGATTTTCTAGTTACTACCGAGCGTGGAATCGCATAGTACACTCATGGCTACGAGACCACATCTATCGACCGTTAGCGCCGCACGCCGGCCGTGCTGTTTCCACGTTAATTGTGTTTTTa GTGTCCTCGGCAGCTCACGAGGTGATTCTAGCGCTTTCTTTCGGCTTCTTCTACCCCGTGCTCATGGTTCAATTTGGTGTGTTCGGGCTGCTGATGCTGCCAGTAACTGCTAACAGTGGTCGCCGGTTTCCCAACACTTCCAATCTTCTGATGTGGCTGTCATTCTTCATTGGGAATG GTCTTCTATGGAGTTTATATACGATGGAGTATTTTTCAAGAAAAAACTGCCCAGTATCCGAACACGATAGTTTTTTCGTACCGAAATCATGGTCTTGTCCAGAAATTGTGCTAAAACCTAATTGGactttccaaaatcctttcgaTATAATTTacgaatatttattttaa